The following proteins come from a genomic window of Corynebacterium crudilactis:
- a CDS encoding Na+/H+ antiporter subunit E: MMNGFKRRFRPLFILALTLMWVMLMAEFTWANFIGGFLVASAIVLFLPLPSMPIENISIRWGSFILLILNWFKDLAVASVKVAWLALRPADPPHTAILQVPMRVQNDLVLSFATVLYNLQPGGTVTDIDIANRMWTIHVLDADDDEDIQREIQNVADLESNLIHTFERS, translated from the coding sequence ATGATGAATGGTTTCAAGCGTCGATTTCGTCCCCTCTTCATCCTTGCTCTCACCTTGATGTGGGTGATGCTGATGGCAGAATTTACCTGGGCTAACTTCATTGGCGGTTTCCTTGTCGCATCAGCAATCGTGTTATTTCTTCCACTGCCGTCCATGCCAATTGAAAATATTTCCATCAGATGGGGATCTTTCATTCTCCTCATCTTGAATTGGTTTAAAGATCTCGCTGTTGCCTCAGTCAAAGTAGCCTGGCTTGCACTTCGCCCCGCCGATCCACCTCACACTGCAATTTTGCAAGTACCCATGCGTGTCCAAAATGATCTTGTTTTGTCATTTGCTACGGTGCTCTACAATTTGCAGCCAGGTGGCACAGTCACAGATATCGATATCGCCAACCGCATGTGGACCATTCACGTTCTAGACGCCGATGATGACGAAGATATCCAACGAGAAATCCAAAACGTTGCAGATCTAGAAAGCAACCTGATCCACACCTTTGAAAGGAGCTAA
- a CDS encoding alpha/beta fold hydrolase: protein MIEVKHIIFIPESGQMPDAFTDVVNELPPGIKPRIVPWSGSVADGVQAVESILDREEIRRVILVGAGTGAGVALQIARNQPRRVERLVLDSPLVSFDDKQLKSMSAALNIMPGFLFRKRNKKELLKQVEDARTAEPPQFSDITVPTLIIKGSSKRSALGNDLEQQLPDVQSTTINGADWLTFTTHGRQTGAAITKFLAD from the coding sequence ATGATCGAAGTCAAACACATCATTTTCATTCCTGAATCAGGGCAAATGCCGGATGCTTTTACCGATGTAGTCAACGAGCTTCCTCCAGGAATAAAACCACGCATCGTGCCGTGGAGCGGGTCCGTGGCAGATGGTGTGCAAGCTGTGGAATCAATACTTGACCGGGAAGAAATCCGTCGGGTCATCCTCGTTGGCGCTGGAACAGGCGCTGGAGTGGCTCTACAGATTGCGCGTAATCAGCCACGGCGCGTCGAACGTCTCGTACTAGATTCACCCCTGGTCAGCTTTGATGACAAACAGCTGAAAAGCATGAGTGCCGCATTGAATATCATGCCAGGATTCTTGTTTCGAAAAAGGAATAAAAAAGAACTCCTGAAACAAGTAGAAGACGCCCGAACTGCGGAACCTCCACAGTTCTCAGATATCACCGTGCCCACGTTAATCATTAAGGGTTCTTCGAAGAGGTCGGCACTGGGCAATGATCTAGAACAACAACTTCCAGACGTACAGTCCACCACAATTAACGGTGCGGATTGGCTGACTTTTACCACTCATGGACGCCAAACCGGTGCTGCGATCACGAAGTTTTTAGCTGATTAA
- a CDS encoding monovalent cation/H+ antiporter complex subunit F, which produces MDSTLYTAGLTVAAAFFMLSFILTIYRIVVGPNSIDRLLGLDGTVSMIQCSMAAYICWTLDTTVSNFMMVIALLGFISSVSVARFRKRDGA; this is translated from the coding sequence GTGGATTCCACCCTTTACACAGCAGGCCTCACTGTCGCAGCTGCCTTTTTCATGCTGTCGTTCATTCTCACCATCTACCGCATTGTAGTGGGCCCCAACTCCATTGACCGCCTTCTTGGCCTCGATGGCACTGTATCCATGATTCAATGCTCCATGGCTGCCTATATTTGCTGGACTTTGGACACCACGGTATCCAACTTCATGATGGTCATCGCACTATTAGGATTTATCAGTTCCGTCTCAGTTGCCAGGTTCCGCAAGAGGGATGGTGCATAA
- a CDS encoding Na(+)/H(+) antiporter subunit C — MVANLFLLLASGTLIAAGVYLLLDRAMTKMIMGLMLIGNGANLLILVAGGSAGSPPIKGRESEIYGDKVADPLAQAMILTAIVISLALTAFMLSLAYRQYRYRTEDFIEDDTEDVAITVRPSFASAAPDHDASDDPSTGRMTSDGDDFGPESFEAPLKGDKDD, encoded by the coding sequence ATGGTAGCTAATCTGTTTCTGCTTCTAGCTTCTGGAACTCTCATCGCAGCGGGTGTGTATCTGCTGCTCGATCGCGCCATGACCAAGATGATCATGGGCTTGATGCTGATCGGCAACGGTGCCAATCTTCTTATTTTGGTAGCGGGTGGCTCTGCAGGCTCACCGCCGATTAAAGGACGTGAAAGTGAAATCTACGGCGATAAAGTCGCAGACCCACTTGCACAAGCCATGATTTTGACAGCCATTGTGATTTCTTTGGCACTGACTGCTTTTATGCTGTCGCTTGCTTATCGCCAGTACCGCTACCGCACCGAGGACTTTATTGAAGATGACACCGAGGACGTTGCAATTACAGTTCGCCCTTCCTTCGCATCAGCGGCCCCAGACCACGATGCCTCCGATGACCCCTCAACTGGTCGCATGACCTCTGACGGCGATGATTTCGGACCCGAGTCCTTCGAGGCACCGCTAAAGGGAGATAAGGATGACTAG
- a CDS encoding acetyl-CoA acetyltransferase, with product MSLYTFTQNTRRSTIIEFRREETRAHTMEPIQSEPRIYADDPFRARFGYQLPRGLREEARGMEWRTFTNAYAPIGNLRISSLESETRRGGMFYYSATMIANQQGQRTTTETQIAATGPVSACTNLLADAGRRVEILEFHQFEIFEATVTFIYTCNNVSRTWAMGFGGNAEQSAAAALSSAAHLLYG from the coding sequence ATGTCTCTCTACACCTTTACCCAGAACACCCGTCGCTCCACCATCATTGAGTTCCGTCGCGAAGAAACTCGCGCTCACACCATGGAACCAATTCAGTCCGAGCCACGGATTTATGCTGATGATCCTTTCCGGGCACGTTTTGGGTACCAGCTTCCACGCGGACTGCGGGAAGAAGCTCGCGGCATGGAATGGCGCACCTTCACCAACGCTTATGCACCAATCGGCAACCTGCGCATCAGTAGCCTGGAGTCCGAAACACGTCGTGGCGGAATGTTCTACTACTCCGCAACCATGATCGCTAACCAGCAGGGTCAGCGCACCACCACCGAAACTCAGATCGCTGCAACCGGTCCAGTTTCTGCTTGCACCAATTTGCTTGCCGACGCTGGCCGCCGCGTTGAGATCCTCGAATTCCACCAGTTCGAAATCTTCGAAGCTACCGTCACCTTCATCTACACTTGCAACAACGTTTCCCGCACCTGGGCAATGGGCTTCGGTGGCAACGCTGAGCAGTCCGCTGCAGCTGCTTTGAGCTCCGCAGCCCACCTGCTCTACGGATAA
- a CDS encoding glutamate--cysteine ligase yields the protein MGIEFKRSPRPTLGVEWEIALVDPETRDLAPRAAEVLEIVANNHPDVHLEREFLQNTVELVTGVCDSVPQAVSELSHDLAALKEAADELGLRLWTSGSHPFSDFRENPVSEKGSYDEIIARTQYWGNQMLIWGIHVHVGISHEDRVWPIINALLTNYPHLLALSASSPAWDGLDTGYASNRTMLYQQLPTAGLPYQFQSWDEWCSYMADQEKSGVINHTGSMHFDIRPASKWGTIEVRVADSTSNLRELSALVALTHCLVVHYDRMIDAGETLPTLQQWHVAENKWRAARYGLDAEIIISRDTDEAMVQDELRQLVAQLKPLASELGCVRELELVLEILERGGGYERQRRIFQETGSWKDAVDLACTELDELKALD from the coding sequence ATGGGCATTGAGTTTAAGCGTTCACCGCGACCTACCCTGGGCGTTGAGTGGGAAATAGCACTTGTTGATCCAGAGACTCGGGACCTCGCGCCACGCGCTGCAGAAGTACTCGAAATCGTGGCCAACAACCACCCTGACGTGCACCTCGAAAGAGAATTCCTGCAAAATACCGTGGAACTAGTCACCGGTGTGTGCGATAGCGTGCCACAAGCTGTATCAGAGCTCTCTCATGATCTCGCTGCGCTGAAAGAAGCAGCAGATGAACTAGGCCTTCGCCTCTGGACTTCAGGTTCTCATCCGTTTTCTGATTTCCGGGAAAACCCAGTGTCGGAAAAAGGCTCCTACGATGAGATCATTGCGCGTACCCAATACTGGGGAAATCAGATGCTTATCTGGGGCATTCACGTTCACGTAGGCATCAGCCATGAGGACCGAGTCTGGCCAATTATCAATGCGTTGCTCACTAATTATCCTCATCTGCTTGCTCTTTCTGCGAGCTCACCAGCATGGGATGGATTAGACACTGGTTACGCTTCCAACCGCACCATGCTTTATCAACAGCTGCCCACAGCTGGCTTACCGTACCAATTCCAAAGCTGGGATGAATGGTGCAGTTACATGGCTGATCAAGAGAAGTCCGGTGTCATCAACCACACCGGTTCCATGCACTTTGATATCCGCCCTGCCTCCAAATGGGGAACCATCGAAGTTCGCGTGGCTGATTCCACCTCCAACCTGCGGGAACTTTCAGCTCTCGTGGCACTAACGCACTGCTTGGTTGTGCATTATGACCGCATGATTGACGCCGGCGAGACACTTCCTACCCTGCAGCAATGGCATGTGGCGGAAAATAAATGGCGTGCGGCTCGTTATGGGCTAGATGCTGAAATCATTATTTCTCGCGATACCGATGAAGCCATGGTGCAAGATGAACTCCGACAGTTAGTCGCTCAGCTTAAGCCTCTAGCCAGTGAGCTTGGTTGCGTACGTGAGTTGGAATTGGTGCTAGAGATCCTTGAGCGCGGTGGCGGATATGAGCGACAACGCAGAATCTTCCAAGAAACCGGCAGCTGGAAAGATGCAGTAGACCTAGCTTGCACTGAACTCGATGAACTCAAGGCATTGGATTAG
- a CDS encoding dipeptidase translates to MSPLNSMQDIKQNIEAQRDQIFTQLKEIVAFNSVHSEPKLLEDYAGAANWTRDALQNAGFEVSEFLAEDGTTNFIGTRKGAADAPKVLLYSHFDVVPSGPLDLWDTNPFELTERDAGHGTRWYGRGAADCKGNLIMHLAALRAVEASGNTNLNLTFVVEGSEEMGGGALSALIKEKPELFDADVILIADSGNAAVGIPTLTTTLRGGGQVTVTINTLEGAVHSGQYGGAAPDAVAALVRVLDTLRDEHGRTVIDGVNTTANWEGAPYNPDTFRSDAGILDGVDIMGNGDNPASMLWSRPAISITGFTSTPVAEALNAVPATASAKLNLRVPAGLEANEVAEKLKDHLIKHTPWGAKITVEIDDINQPFSTDITGPAMSTLASCLSTAYDGKELATEGSGGSIPLCTELMELNPNAELALYGVEEPLTVIHSANESVDPNEIRDIATAEALFLLNYAK, encoded by the coding sequence ATGAGCCCACTCAACAGCATGCAGGATATCAAGCAAAACATTGAAGCCCAGCGTGACCAGATTTTCACGCAGCTTAAAGAAATCGTCGCATTCAACTCTGTCCACAGCGAACCAAAACTGCTGGAAGACTACGCAGGCGCAGCAAATTGGACCCGTGACGCACTGCAAAATGCAGGCTTCGAGGTCAGTGAATTTCTCGCAGAAGATGGAACCACCAACTTCATCGGTACTCGTAAGGGCGCCGCGGATGCGCCAAAAGTACTGTTGTACAGCCACTTTGACGTTGTGCCATCTGGCCCACTAGATCTCTGGGACACCAACCCATTTGAACTCACCGAGCGTGATGCTGGACACGGAACCCGCTGGTACGGACGTGGCGCAGCCGATTGCAAAGGCAACTTGATCATGCACCTCGCTGCACTTCGTGCGGTTGAGGCCAGCGGTAACACTAACCTCAACCTCACCTTCGTCGTCGAAGGATCAGAAGAAATGGGCGGCGGAGCACTCAGTGCACTCATCAAGGAGAAGCCAGAGCTTTTCGACGCTGACGTCATCCTCATCGCCGACAGCGGCAACGCTGCGGTTGGAATACCAACACTAACCACCACCCTGCGCGGTGGCGGACAAGTTACCGTCACCATCAACACCTTGGAAGGCGCCGTCCACTCCGGCCAATACGGTGGAGCAGCACCAGATGCTGTTGCAGCACTTGTGCGCGTCCTGGACACTCTGCGTGATGAGCACGGTCGCACCGTCATTGATGGCGTCAACACCACCGCCAACTGGGAGGGTGCGCCTTATAACCCAGATACTTTCCGCAGCGATGCCGGAATCTTGGATGGCGTAGACATCATGGGCAACGGCGACAACCCAGCAAGCATGCTGTGGTCCAGGCCTGCTATCTCCATCACGGGATTTACTTCCACCCCAGTTGCAGAAGCACTTAATGCAGTGCCAGCAACAGCATCCGCAAAACTCAACCTGCGCGTTCCTGCCGGACTAGAAGCGAATGAGGTTGCAGAAAAGCTGAAGGATCACCTGATCAAGCACACCCCATGGGGCGCAAAGATCACGGTAGAAATCGATGATATTAACCAACCGTTCTCTACCGACATCACCGGCCCAGCGATGTCCACCCTGGCTTCTTGCCTGTCTACTGCATACGACGGCAAGGAGCTTGCAACCGAGGGCAGCGGTGGATCTATCCCACTGTGCACCGAACTAATGGAACTGAACCCCAATGCAGAATTGGCTCTCTATGGTGTGGAAGAACCACTGACGGTTATCCATTCCGCTAATGAATCTGTTGACCCTAATGAGATTCGCGATATCGCGACCGCCGAGGCATTGTTCCTGCTCAACTACGCCAAGTAG
- a CDS encoding Na+/H+ antiporter subunit A has product MLILFLALTAAAVVAPILIRTLGRPAFGLLALVPATGFFWVLWNFIQGTFKNGGELLLHYAWMPSAHLNINFRMDSLAALFSLIVLGVGALVLLYCWGYFDSNPGRLGAFGGELVAFAMAMFGLVISDNILLMYVFWEITSVLSFLLVGYYGERASSRRSAGQALMVTTLGGLAMLVGIILVGTQTGVWNFSEIPAYEGSWADVPYISAAAALILAGALSKSAIAPTHFWLPGAMAAPTPVSAYLHSAAMVKAGIYLVARLSPDLNVVGSWYLIIIPLGMLTMIMGGWMALRQKDLKLILAYGTVSQLGFIISVVGIGTREALLAGLALTVAHSLFKATLFMTVGAIDHTTGTRDIRKLSGLWRKQPILFVVAAVSAASMAGIPPLFGFIAKETALDAVLNEQMLQGMPGQLMLVGIVLGSIFTMAYSCYFLYEAFATKHSKFPESHGVSPAVASMHPVKFKLWITPVILACLTVFFGLFPKPVSEAIVTHLDNVTPSEEGTPTYLALWHGVNLPLLLSFVIIVSGFLIFLKRDTVERLRPNTAAFGSADTAYDAILDALRVLSLRLTASTQRGSLTLNVGVIFLVLTVVPLIALVSGERSAIRMELWDSPVQGFIAAIIIIVAIVATTMDNRLSALILVGVTGYGIAVIFALHGAPDLALTQVLVETIIMVVFMLVLRKMPTEVSWKAEPKQSRVRAWLAAATGLSVVVVTTFAMNARNTQPISVYMQDLAYEIGHGANTVNVLLVDLRGFDTFGEISVLVIAATGIASLVYRNRSFRKDSRRPTLATTGRRWLAAAVDTERAQNRSLMVDVATRILFPAMMMLSVYFFFVGHNAPGGGFAGGLVASLAFSLRYLAGGREELEEALPVDSGRILGTGLFVSAVAVLWPMVLLGEPPLTSHIWDITLPLVGEMHIASALIFDLGVYLIVIGLTMHILNSLGGQLDRDEEMRKQRARDRARRLARNQRREASVVGARRSSEKGASARPMPSIRLPGADTDPVAENGGNQTSISTKRFKQEGK; this is encoded by the coding sequence GTGCTCATTCTTTTTCTTGCACTCACTGCAGCTGCAGTAGTAGCCCCCATTTTAATCAGAACCCTAGGCCGTCCAGCATTTGGACTTTTGGCACTTGTACCTGCCACAGGGTTCTTCTGGGTTCTTTGGAACTTTATCCAAGGCACTTTCAAGAATGGAGGTGAACTACTCCTCCACTACGCCTGGATGCCTTCGGCACACCTCAACATCAACTTCCGCATGGACTCCCTCGCCGCACTATTTTCTTTAATTGTCTTGGGCGTCGGCGCGTTAGTCCTGCTTTATTGTTGGGGATACTTTGATTCCAACCCAGGCCGACTAGGTGCTTTTGGCGGCGAATTAGTAGCCTTCGCCATGGCAATGTTTGGCCTGGTCATTTCAGACAACATCCTGCTGATGTACGTCTTCTGGGAAATTACCTCAGTCCTGTCTTTCCTCCTCGTGGGTTATTACGGCGAACGTGCTTCCTCGAGACGTTCTGCAGGTCAAGCACTAATGGTGACCACTTTGGGTGGCTTGGCCATGCTGGTCGGCATCATCTTGGTGGGCACTCAAACTGGAGTGTGGAATTTCTCTGAAATCCCAGCCTATGAAGGATCATGGGCTGATGTCCCTTATATCTCTGCAGCCGCAGCGTTAATTCTGGCGGGCGCTCTTTCCAAGTCGGCCATTGCTCCAACCCACTTCTGGCTCCCTGGCGCCATGGCTGCTCCTACTCCGGTATCCGCCTATCTACACTCTGCTGCCATGGTGAAGGCCGGCATTTACCTTGTCGCTCGCCTGTCCCCGGACCTCAATGTGGTGGGTTCTTGGTATCTCATCATCATCCCGCTCGGCATGTTGACCATGATCATGGGCGGCTGGATGGCGCTGCGCCAAAAGGATCTCAAGCTAATTCTTGCCTATGGCACGGTCTCTCAACTGGGCTTTATTATCTCTGTTGTCGGTATCGGCACCCGAGAAGCACTGCTTGCTGGTCTGGCGCTCACAGTTGCACACTCGTTGTTTAAGGCCACATTGTTTATGACAGTGGGCGCAATTGACCACACCACGGGAACTCGCGATATCCGAAAATTATCTGGGCTCTGGCGCAAACAGCCTATTTTGTTTGTTGTTGCAGCTGTTTCGGCAGCGTCCATGGCAGGTATTCCACCGCTATTCGGCTTTATCGCCAAAGAAACCGCGCTGGATGCAGTGTTAAATGAGCAGATGCTACAGGGCATGCCTGGTCAATTGATGCTGGTGGGAATCGTCTTGGGGTCAATTTTCACCATGGCATATTCGTGCTATTTCCTCTACGAAGCCTTTGCCACAAAGCACTCTAAGTTCCCAGAAAGCCATGGTGTCTCACCAGCTGTAGCTTCCATGCATCCTGTGAAGTTCAAGCTCTGGATAACACCGGTCATCCTGGCGTGTTTAACAGTGTTCTTTGGTTTGTTCCCGAAGCCAGTATCGGAAGCAATTGTCACGCATCTAGATAATGTGACTCCGTCCGAGGAAGGTACACCCACCTATCTTGCGTTGTGGCATGGCGTGAACCTGCCATTGCTGCTCTCATTTGTGATCATTGTTTCCGGATTCCTTATTTTCCTCAAGCGGGACACTGTTGAGCGTTTGCGCCCCAATACGGCAGCCTTTGGCAGTGCAGATACGGCCTATGACGCAATTCTGGATGCGCTTCGTGTGCTATCACTTCGTTTAACTGCATCTACGCAGCGCGGTTCTCTCACCCTGAACGTCGGTGTGATTTTCTTGGTGCTCACCGTAGTTCCACTGATTGCTTTGGTTTCTGGTGAACGCAGCGCTATTCGCATGGAGCTGTGGGATTCCCCTGTCCAAGGATTCATTGCAGCGATCATCATCATTGTTGCGATCGTGGCAACCACGATGGATAACCGTTTGTCAGCGCTGATTTTAGTAGGCGTAACTGGCTATGGCATTGCCGTTATTTTCGCACTCCACGGTGCTCCAGATCTAGCACTGACTCAGGTCTTGGTGGAAACCATCATCATGGTGGTCTTCATGCTGGTACTGCGTAAAATGCCAACTGAGGTGTCGTGGAAGGCAGAACCTAAGCAGTCTCGTGTCCGCGCCTGGCTTGCGGCGGCAACTGGTTTGTCCGTAGTTGTTGTCACAACCTTCGCCATGAATGCCCGCAACACCCAACCAATTTCCGTGTACATGCAGGATCTCGCATATGAAATCGGACATGGTGCCAACACCGTCAATGTGTTGCTGGTGGATCTGCGTGGTTTTGATACCTTCGGTGAAATCTCAGTATTGGTCATCGCTGCTACAGGTATCGCTTCCCTGGTGTACCGAAACCGTAGCTTCCGTAAGGACTCCCGCAGGCCAACTTTGGCTACAACTGGTCGCCGTTGGTTGGCTGCTGCAGTTGATACCGAAAGGGCACAGAACCGTTCCCTGATGGTCGATGTAGCAACTCGTATCCTCTTCCCAGCGATGATGATGCTGTCCGTGTATTTCTTCTTCGTCGGGCACAATGCTCCTGGTGGTGGATTCGCAGGCGGACTTGTTGCGTCTCTGGCATTCTCCCTGCGTTACCTAGCTGGCGGCCGCGAAGAACTTGAAGAAGCATTGCCTGTTGATTCAGGCCGTATTTTGGGCACAGGTTTATTTGTTTCCGCAGTAGCAGTGTTATGGCCAATGGTGCTTCTTGGTGAGCCACCTTTAACATCCCATATTTGGGATATCACCTTGCCGTTGGTCGGAGAGATGCACATTGCTTCAGCATTGATCTTTGACCTGGGCGTCTACCTCATTGTCATCGGCTTGACCATGCATATCTTGAACAGTTTGGGTGGCCAGCTTGACCGCGATGAAGAGATGCGTAAGCAGCGTGCTCGCGATCGAGCGCGTCGCTTGGCACGCAATCAGCGTCGAGAAGCCTCAGTTGTCGGCGCTCGCCGGTCTAGTGAAAAGGGCGCATCGGCGCGGCCGATGCCTTCGATTCGGCTGCCCGGAGCAGACACCGATCCGGTGGCTGAAAACGGTGGCAACCAGACGTCGATAAGCACAAAGCGTTTCAAGCAGGAAGGAAAGTAG
- the mnhG gene encoding monovalent cation/H(+) antiporter subunit G, whose translation MNIQLITDIVSLVLILSGAFLSFSASVGLIRFKDTMSRVHAMTKPQTTGLILTVVGAIIRILGHEGFDQSQRSDLGVLVLLILFALITSPVTAQRVGRVSRREGLYGDKSDMSDNQAPADMKPKSPKQS comes from the coding sequence ATGAATATTCAATTGATCACCGACATTGTGTCTTTAGTGTTGATTCTCAGCGGTGCATTCTTGTCATTTTCCGCATCAGTTGGCTTGATCCGTTTCAAAGACACCATGTCCCGTGTCCATGCGATGACCAAACCTCAAACCACTGGTCTCATCCTCACCGTCGTGGGTGCCATAATCCGTATTTTGGGACATGAAGGTTTCGATCAATCGCAACGCAGTGACCTTGGTGTTTTAGTACTGCTTATTCTATTTGCCCTGATCACTAGCCCGGTCACTGCTCAACGTGTAGGCCGTGTCTCTCGACGTGAAGGTCTCTACGGCGACAAATCCGATATGTCTGACAACCAAGCTCCAGCAGATATGAAACCGAAAAGCCCTAAACAGTCTTAG
- a CDS encoding Na+/H+ antiporter subunit D, whose product MTSLYEALVPLIPYMVPLPVILPAVAAALALILSKYLSAQRIITMAVLLFLIGLNATMLYLVDREGIQTLQMGGWDAPIGITLVADRLSVSMLTVSSIVLFSVMWYAISQGIRDGGKDEPVAVFLPTYLLLSMGVNLAFLAGDLFNLYVGFEVLLVASYVLLTLGASPARVRSGVGYVMVSMASSMVFLFGLAMVYASVGTLNMAHIGLRMEEIPSGTRSAIFAVLLVAFGIKAAVFPLDSWLPDSYPTAPSLVTAVFAGLLTKVGVYSIIRTRSVIFTDGSLDTMLMWVALATMLIGILGAMAQNDIKRLLSFTLVSHIGYMIFGVALGSAQGLSGAIFYAIHHILVQTSLFLVVGLVERQAGSSSLRRLGSLAYISPLLAILYFIPAINLGGIPPFSGFLGKIMLIQAGAEDGSWMAWILIAGAVVTSLLTLYTMVLVWSKAFWRDRKDAPDGATVLARPAPLVDIQDEVAAKDRDDVGRMPLGMVLSTTLLVSASLAVSLLAGPLSSVTGRAAESVQDVNIYRTAVLGPNYDAPSRTLEMERYDANRDDINHRIDTNGLEDPS is encoded by the coding sequence ATGACTAGTTTGTATGAAGCTCTTGTTCCGCTGATCCCTTATATGGTTCCGCTGCCGGTCATTTTGCCTGCGGTAGCTGCGGCTCTTGCCTTGATTCTGTCTAAATATCTCAGCGCACAACGCATCATCACCATGGCGGTGCTGTTGTTCCTGATTGGACTCAACGCCACAATGTTGTATTTGGTGGACCGCGAAGGCATTCAAACTTTGCAAATGGGTGGCTGGGATGCCCCCATTGGCATCACGCTGGTAGCTGATCGCCTTTCTGTATCCATGCTGACAGTGAGCTCCATCGTGCTGTTTTCTGTCATGTGGTACGCCATTAGTCAGGGTATTAGGGATGGCGGCAAAGATGAACCAGTAGCGGTATTCCTGCCTACTTACCTGCTGCTTTCCATGGGTGTGAACCTGGCGTTTCTCGCAGGTGACCTGTTCAACCTCTACGTTGGTTTCGAAGTGCTGCTGGTCGCATCCTATGTGCTGCTGACCTTGGGTGCTTCACCTGCCCGAGTACGTTCAGGCGTGGGTTATGTGATGGTATCCATGGCCTCATCCATGGTCTTTCTCTTTGGCCTCGCCATGGTTTATGCCTCTGTGGGCACACTAAATATGGCACACATTGGTCTGCGCATGGAAGAAATTCCCTCCGGTACACGCTCCGCCATTTTCGCTGTTCTACTAGTTGCATTCGGTATTAAAGCCGCGGTGTTCCCACTGGATTCTTGGCTGCCGGACTCCTACCCCACCGCACCATCACTGGTCACCGCAGTGTTCGCAGGTCTATTGACCAAGGTGGGCGTGTATTCCATCATCCGTACCCGCTCAGTCATTTTCACTGATGGCTCTCTAGATACCATGCTCATGTGGGTTGCGCTGGCCACGATGCTGATTGGCATTTTAGGTGCAATGGCGCAGAACGATATCAAACGTTTATTGTCATTCACACTTGTCAGCCACATTGGTTACATGATTTTCGGTGTGGCTTTAGGATCTGCGCAAGGACTCTCCGGCGCGATTTTCTACGCCATCCACCACATTCTGGTGCAGACCTCCTTGTTCCTCGTCGTGGGACTCGTGGAACGACAAGCTGGATCCTCATCGTTGCGCCGCTTGGGATCACTCGCCTATATCTCCCCATTGCTGGCAATTTTGTATTTCATCCCAGCAATCAATCTCGGTGGCATCCCGCCCTTCTCTGGTTTCCTGGGAAAAATTATGCTCATTCAAGCCGGAGCTGAAGACGGCAGTTGGATGGCTTGGATACTTATCGCCGGTGCAGTAGTTACTTCCCTGCTCACGCTGTACACCATGGTGCTGGTCTGGTCGAAGGCATTTTGGCGCGATCGCAAAGACGCACCCGACGGAGCTACCGTCCTAGCAAGGCCCGCTCCATTGGTAGATATTCAAGATGAAGTTGCTGCCAAAGACCGCGATGACGTTGGACGCATGCCTTTGGGTATGGTTCTTTCCACTACCCTCCTGGTCTCAGCTTCCCTCGCAGTTTCCTTATTGGCCGGACCGCTCTCTTCAGTCACAGGACGCGCAGCAGAATCCGTCCAAGATGTAAATATCTACCGCACAGCCGTGCTTGGCCCCAACTACGATGCACCTTCTCGCACACTAGAGATGGAACGCTACGACGCCAACCGCGATGATATAAACCACCGCATTGATACCAACGGATTGGAGGATCCATCATGA